A single Hippopotamus amphibius kiboko isolate mHipAmp2 chromosome 5, mHipAmp2.hap2, whole genome shotgun sequence DNA region contains:
- the WBP1L gene encoding WW domain binding protein 1-like, which translates to MERRRLLGGMALLLLQALPSPLSARAEPPQDKETCVGTNNQSYICDTGHCCGQSQCCNYYYELWWFWLVWTIVIILSCCCVCHRRRAKHRLQAQQRQREINLIAYREAHSYSALPFYFRFLPNYLLPPYEEVVNRPPTPPPPYSAFQLQQQQQLSAQCGPAGGSPPGADPTRGSQGAQSSPLSGPSRSSTRPPSIADPEPSDVPADPAATKAPGMEPSGSVAGLGEVDPGAFLDKDSECKEELLKEYSSEQGSALPDSKDKTPGRHRRFTGDSGIEVCVCNRGHHDDDLKEFNALIDDALDGPLDFCDSCHVRAPGDEEEGLCQPSEEQAREPGHPHLPRPPACLLLNTIDEQDSPNSQGSSSPS; encoded by the exons gaTAAGGAAACCTGCGTGGGTACCAACAATCAAAGCTACATCTGTGACACAGGACACTGCTGTGGACAGTCTCAGTGCTGCAACTACTACTATGAACTCTGGT ggtTCTGGCTCGTGTGGACCATCGTCATCATCCTGAGCTGCTGCTGCGTCTGCCACCGCCGCCGAGCCAAGCACCGCCTGCAGGCCCAGCAGCGGCAGCGTGAAATCAACCTGATCGCCTACCGGGAAGCCCACAGTTACTCAGCGCTGCCGTTTTATTTCA GGTTTTTGCCAAACTATTTACTACCTCCTTATGAGGAAGTGGTGAACCGACCTCCAACTCCTCCCCCACCATACAGTGCCTTCcagctccagcagcagcagcagctgtctGCACAGTGTGGCCCTGCAGGCGGCAGCCCCCCAGGCGCCGATCCCACCAGGGGCTCCCAGGGGGCGCAGAGCAGCCCCTTGTCCGGGCCCAGCAGAAGCAGCACGCGACCGCCGAGCATCGCTGACCCTGAGCCCTCCGACGTGCCCGCAGACCCAGCAGCCACCAAAGCTCCTGGGATGGAACCCAGCGGCTCTGTGgccgggctgggggaggtggaCCCCGGGGCCTTCCTGGACAAGGATTCCGAATGTAAGGAGGAGCTGCTGAAAGAGTACAGCTCCGAGCAGGGCAGCGCCCTCCCCGACAGCAAAGACAAGACGCCCGGCAGACATCGCCGCTTCACGGGTGACTCGGGCATCGAGGTGTGTGTGTGCAACCGGGGCCACCATGACGACGACCTCAAAGAGTTCAACGCGCTCATTGACGACGCCCTGGACGGGCCCCTGGACTTCTGCGACAGCTGCCACGTGCGGGCCCCTGGCGACGAGGAGGAAGGGCTGTGCCAGCCCTCCGAGGAGCAGGCCCGGGAGCCCGGGCACCCGCACCTGCCACGGCCGCCCGCCTGCCTGCTGCTGAACACCATCGACGAGCAGGACTCGCCGAACTCCCAGGGCAGCAGCTCCCCCAGCTAG